A stretch of Acidovorax sp. RAC01 DNA encodes these proteins:
- a CDS encoding SixA phosphatase family protein, whose product MMDLILWRHAEAEDAAEGQDDLARALTARGEKQAARMAAWLDRQLPEGLRVLASPARRTEQTAAALERKFKLRSELLPGGSADDLLGLAQWPRAKGAVLVVGHQPVLGQTVAQLLGLPEPACAIRKGAVWWLRRRERQDQSQTVLMVVQSPEFL is encoded by the coding sequence ATGATGGACCTCATCCTGTGGCGGCATGCCGAAGCCGAAGACGCGGCAGAAGGTCAGGATGACCTGGCCCGCGCATTGACGGCGCGCGGCGAAAAGCAGGCTGCGCGAATGGCTGCGTGGTTGGACCGCCAATTGCCTGAGGGGCTTCGCGTCCTTGCCAGTCCGGCCCGACGAACCGAACAGACCGCAGCTGCCCTGGAACGCAAATTCAAGCTCCGGTCCGAACTGCTGCCCGGTGGCAGTGCGGATGACCTGTTGGGTCTTGCCCAGTGGCCGCGCGCCAAGGGTGCTGTCTTGGTCGTGGGACACCAGCCCGTGCTGGGGCAGACGGTCGCGCAACTGCTAGGTCTGCCCGAGCCTGCCTGTGCCATCCGCAAGGGCGCCGTGTGGTGGCTTCGCCGCAGGGAGAGGCAGGACCAAAGCCAGACGGTACTGATGGTGGTGCAGTCGCCTGAGTTTCTTTGA
- the ppk1 gene encoding polyphosphate kinase 1: MAPLLPERRSGTVPELAFLDRDQSILAFNERVFDLACRDDVPLLERLRYLCIVSSNLDEFFEVRAAPHLTAAVKGETKGVYSTESFQTLAAQVHSLVKRQYALYNDRLVPAFARQGIRILGHNERTPAQKKWVREYFASDVRPLLIPVGLDPAHPFPQVANKSLNFIVRLRGHDAFGRENEIAIVKVPRALPRLMRLPARVAPHGALFVSLSSIVRAHLDELFPGREVVEFSQFRVTRHSDLALDEEDVRNLRTALRQGLQHRHYGQAVRLEVSSGCSPFLYDFLLTQFQLPLAALYRVPGPVNLVRLTQLVDLVNDPALLFPAWAAAWPRQLQPGAPIMEQLRQRDVLIHQPFESFDGLLAFLQEAVNDPDVLVIKQTIYRTGADSKLMELLTEAVRRGKEVMAVVELKARFDEEANINWAEALESVGAQVVYGVVGLKTHAKMLLVTRREGRKLRRYGHLSTGNYNVRTARLYTDLSYLTADEATTADMDGVFNHLASQNRPPKLRKLMLAPFHLHRRMLEKIEQVGLAAQAGQDARIVAKMNALTDEALMRALILAGQRGARIDLIVRGACMLPAQVPGVTDNIRVRSVIGRFLEHTRVFYFRVADQEDLYLSSADWMNRNMMRRIELAWPVDDPVLRQQIVDECLVAYLHDDRDAWTLNAFGSYDRAPRPGSGLGAQNALMVRYGPANTAPGASSGRG; encoded by the coding sequence ATGGCCCCTCTGCTGCCCGAACGCCGGTCTGGTACCGTGCCAGAGTTGGCATTTCTGGACCGTGACCAGAGCATTCTGGCGTTCAACGAGCGTGTTTTCGACTTGGCCTGCCGTGACGATGTTCCGCTTCTGGAGCGGCTGCGCTATCTGTGCATCGTGTCGTCCAATCTGGATGAGTTCTTTGAAGTCCGGGCTGCGCCGCACCTGACCGCCGCCGTGAAGGGCGAGACCAAAGGGGTGTATTCCACCGAATCGTTCCAGACCCTGGCCGCCCAGGTGCACTCGCTGGTCAAGCGCCAGTACGCGCTCTACAACGACCGCCTGGTTCCGGCATTTGCCCGGCAGGGCATACGCATCCTGGGCCACAACGAAAGAACGCCCGCGCAGAAGAAATGGGTGCGGGAGTACTTCGCCAGCGATGTCCGGCCCTTGCTGATCCCGGTCGGACTCGATCCTGCCCACCCGTTTCCGCAGGTGGCCAACAAATCGCTCAATTTCATCGTGCGGCTTCGCGGCCACGACGCGTTCGGCCGCGAGAACGAGATCGCGATCGTGAAGGTTCCCCGGGCCCTGCCGCGCCTCATGCGCTTGCCCGCCCGGGTAGCTCCACACGGCGCGCTGTTTGTGAGCCTCTCCAGCATCGTGCGCGCCCATCTCGATGAGCTCTTCCCCGGGCGCGAGGTGGTGGAGTTTTCGCAATTTCGCGTTACCCGGCATTCCGATCTGGCCCTGGATGAGGAAGATGTGCGCAACTTGCGCACTGCCTTGCGGCAGGGCCTGCAGCACCGCCACTACGGCCAGGCGGTGCGCCTGGAAGTGTCCTCGGGCTGCTCGCCGTTTCTGTACGACTTTCTGCTCACGCAGTTCCAGCTGCCGCTGGCAGCGCTGTACCGCGTTCCAGGGCCGGTGAACCTGGTGCGACTGACGCAGCTGGTGGACCTGGTCAACGATCCCGCATTGCTGTTTCCTGCATGGGCAGCCGCGTGGCCTCGACAGCTGCAGCCAGGCGCGCCGATCATGGAGCAGCTGCGCCAGCGCGACGTCCTGATCCACCAGCCGTTTGAGAGTTTTGACGGGCTGCTGGCCTTTTTGCAGGAGGCCGTGAACGACCCTGACGTACTGGTGATCAAGCAGACCATCTACCGTACCGGTGCCGATTCCAAGCTCATGGAGCTTCTGACCGAGGCTGTGCGGCGCGGCAAGGAGGTGATGGCCGTGGTCGAGCTCAAGGCGCGCTTTGACGAAGAGGCGAACATCAACTGGGCTGAGGCGCTGGAATCCGTGGGCGCCCAGGTGGTCTACGGCGTGGTCGGGCTCAAGACGCACGCCAAGATGCTGCTGGTCACGCGGCGCGAGGGGCGCAAGCTCCGGCGATATGGTCATCTGTCGACGGGCAACTACAACGTCCGCACCGCCCGTCTGTACACCGACCTCAGCTATCTCACGGCGGACGAGGCGACGACTGCCGACATGGACGGGGTGTTCAACCATCTGGCCAGTCAGAATCGCCCTCCCAAGCTGCGCAAGCTGATGCTGGCGCCATTTCATCTGCACCGGCGGATGCTGGAGAAGATCGAGCAGGTAGGGCTGGCCGCGCAGGCCGGGCAGGACGCGCGCATCGTTGCCAAGATGAATGCCCTCACCGATGAGGCGCTGATGCGCGCGCTGATCCTGGCGGGCCAGCGGGGAGCCCGTATTGACCTCATCGTGCGCGGTGCATGCATGCTTCCAGCGCAGGTGCCAGGCGTTACGGACAACATCCGTGTGCGTTCGGTCATCGGGAGGTTCCTGGAGCACACCCGCGTTTTCTACTTTCGTGTGGCCGATCAGGAAGACCTCTACCTTTCCAGCGCTGACTGGATGAACCGCAACATGATGCGGCGCATCGAACTGGCGTGGCCCGTGGACGATCCGGTTTTGCGCCAGCAGATCGTGGATGAATGCCTGGTGGCCTATCTGCACGACGACCGGGATGCCTGGACGCTGAACGCTTTCGGCAGCTACGATCGCGCCCCCCGTCCTGGCAGCGGTCTGGGAGCCCAAAACGCCTTGATGGTCCGCTACGGGCCCGCCAATACGGCGCCGGGCGCCAGTTCGGGCAGGGGATGA
- a CDS encoding GNAT family N-acetyltransferase, giving the protein MTDVSNLMLNAPPGAPNAAPTGNGLVPASRNGISLQALQKSPVEVSWARHQDEVRQAQRLRFQVFATEMGARLTTPIAGHDIDLFDDYCEHLLVRDALTRQVIGTYRVLTPAQARRVGGTYSDTEFDLTRLRTLRPRMVELGRSCVHADHRHGGVIMALWSALADFMVRNELDTMIGCASIPMVHNGIPSGDAAASIWHQVRKTHLAPIDFHVLPRLPLPVDLLDGHAVVEPPALIKGYLRLGARVLGAPAWDPDFNTADLPMLMRLADLHPRYRRHFLGR; this is encoded by the coding sequence ATGACCGATGTATCCAACCTGATGCTGAACGCGCCTCCGGGCGCCCCCAACGCAGCCCCGACGGGCAATGGACTCGTCCCGGCAAGCCGGAACGGAATCAGCCTTCAGGCGCTGCAAAAAAGCCCTGTCGAGGTGAGCTGGGCCCGGCACCAGGACGAAGTCCGCCAGGCGCAACGGTTGCGGTTTCAGGTGTTCGCGACAGAGATGGGCGCTCGATTGACGACCCCTATCGCTGGTCACGACATAGACCTGTTTGACGACTACTGCGAGCACCTTCTGGTTCGGGACGCACTGACTCGGCAAGTCATTGGGACTTACCGCGTGCTCACTCCTGCACAGGCCCGCCGGGTGGGCGGCACGTACAGCGACACCGAGTTTGACCTGACACGCCTGCGCACGCTGCGCCCGCGCATGGTGGAGCTTGGCCGAAGCTGCGTGCATGCCGACCATCGGCATGGCGGCGTGATCATGGCGCTGTGGAGTGCGCTGGCTGACTTCATGGTCCGCAACGAGCTCGACACCATGATCGGCTGCGCCAGCATCCCGATGGTGCACAACGGCATTCCCAGTGGCGATGCCGCTGCCAGCATTTGGCACCAGGTGCGCAAGACCCATCTTGCCCCCATCGATTTCCACGTGCTGCCCCGGCTTCCCCTGCCCGTGGATCTGCTCGACGGCCACGCCGTGGTCGAGCCACCGGCCTTGATCAAGGGTTACCTGCGCCTTGGCGCACGGGTTCTGGGTGCGCCCGCCTGGGATCCCGACTTCAATACGGCGGACCTGCCCATGCTGATGCGCCTCGCCGACCTCCACCCGCGCTACCGCAGGCACTTCCTGGGCAGGTGA